A genomic window from bacterium includes:
- the thpR gene encoding RNA 2',3'-cyclic phosphodiesterase has translation MTPAPRGGAGAPGPDAARPGQADRHRTFIAVPLAPDVRDAAARARAPLAAYADRFRWVSPSHLHLTLQFLGDIPTAEVAEAVEAARAAAGATAPFAISFAGVGAFPSTAAPRVVWVGVTRGAERLVALAGSLARALRDRRFALDPRPFAPHLTLARARGTGRPPDLRHEAEALDRVVLGDQSVTELVVVKSVLGASEPVHTIVATAALGVTSRGSD, from the coding sequence GTGACTCCCGCTCCGCGCGGCGGGGCGGGCGCGCCCGGTCCCGACGCGGCGCGCCCCGGCCAGGCGGATCGTCATCGCACCTTCATCGCGGTTCCGCTCGCGCCGGACGTTCGCGACGCCGCGGCGAGGGCGCGCGCCCCGCTCGCGGCGTACGCCGACCGGTTCCGCTGGGTTTCGCCCTCGCATCTGCATCTGACGCTGCAGTTTCTCGGGGACATTCCGACGGCAGAGGTGGCCGAGGCCGTCGAGGCGGCCCGCGCCGCCGCCGGTGCGACCGCACCGTTTGCGATCAGCTTCGCGGGGGTTGGGGCCTTCCCGTCCACGGCCGCGCCGCGCGTGGTGTGGGTGGGCGTGACGCGCGGCGCCGAGCGCCTCGTCGCGCTCGCCGGCTCGCTCGCCCGCGCGCTTCGCGATCGGCGCTTCGCGCTCGACCCCAGGCCGTTTGCGCCGCACCTGACGCTCGCACGGGCGCGCGGGACCGGCCGGCCGCCGGACTTGAGACACGAGGCCGAGGCGCTCGATCGTGTGGTATTGGGCGACCAGTCCGTGACCGAACTGGTGGTGGTGAAGAGCGTGCTCGGCGCGTCCGAGCCCGTGCACACGATCGTCGCGACGGCAGCCCTCGGCGTCACCTCCCGGGGGTCCGATTGA
- a CDS encoding GGDEF domain-containing protein, whose protein sequence is MNDVFFIVADVMVPTAVSLTGRDTVAAAAKLIKEQRLAAAPVVEADRILGIVTPLQLLAAPPYRPVAEVMTPGAVAVTPGLPLLQAYALMSRHRVDVLPVAEDGKIVGQISATAILRRQSQQSDPLTGLPTSTALRAWAMAALERGHEIMVLFIDLDSFGAVNKILGHVIGDEMLCSVASLLGSLVDERIDLLCRYGGDEFAIATTRPEGDARELAQRIRDVVAISGDMAGGPPRVTASVGVAGGRRAEVRTRGHIATTVEDLLTLASLASTTEKEARRAAEPASRRNEGTKAALPADQPVTTAGRREPRLQLMDVTLQTEDRGSAATVALRLGERESVGRAAGHVHGQGTLFLVAEATLDAIRQTVGDAGNYVLEELTEVPTSMERLVVTVLSRSANEPRTLIGSARAPDLEHAVTKAILAALNRPMARTLAKHVPE, encoded by the coding sequence ATGAACGACGTCTTCTTCATCGTCGCGGACGTCATGGTGCCGACTGCCGTTTCACTGACCGGCCGCGACACCGTCGCAGCGGCGGCGAAGTTGATCAAAGAACAGCGCCTGGCGGCGGCGCCGGTCGTTGAAGCAGACCGCATCCTGGGCATCGTCACCCCGCTACAACTGCTCGCCGCGCCGCCGTACCGACCGGTTGCCGAGGTCATGACCCCGGGCGCCGTCGCGGTGACGCCAGGACTCCCGCTGCTACAAGCATACGCCCTCATGTCCCGCCATCGGGTTGACGTGTTGCCGGTGGCCGAAGACGGAAAGATCGTCGGCCAAATTTCCGCGACGGCGATCCTCCGCAGGCAGAGCCAGCAGAGTGACCCCTTGACCGGTCTGCCGACGTCGACAGCCCTGCGGGCATGGGCAATGGCGGCGTTGGAGCGCGGGCATGAGATTATGGTGCTGTTCATCGACCTTGACAGCTTCGGCGCGGTGAACAAGATCCTCGGCCACGTCATCGGTGACGAGATGCTGTGCTCCGTGGCGAGTTTGCTCGGCAGCCTCGTGGACGAGAGGATCGACCTGCTTTGCCGATATGGCGGCGACGAGTTTGCCATAGCCACGACACGGCCCGAGGGCGACGCGCGCGAACTGGCACAGCGGATTCGGGATGTGGTGGCGATCTCCGGTGACATGGCCGGAGGGCCCCCCCGCGTCACGGCTAGTGTCGGAGTGGCCGGCGGACGTCGCGCCGAGGTGCGGACGCGGGGACACATCGCGACGACCGTCGAGGACCTGCTGACGCTCGCCAGCCTGGCGTCCACAACCGAAAAGGAGGCCAGGCGGGCTGCCGAGCCTGCGTCCAGACGGAATGAAGGGACGAAGGCCGCACTCCCCGCTGATCAGCCGGTCACGACGGCCGGGCGACGGGAGCCGCGTCTACAACTCATGGACGTAACGTTACAGACCGAGGACAGGGGAAGTGCGGCCACGGTTGCGCTGAGATTGGGAGAGCGCGAGAGCGTAGGACGCGCCGCCGGCCACGTCCACGGCCAAGGCACGCTGTTCCTCGTGGCCGAGGCAACACTCGACGCGATCCGGCAGACGGTTGGAGACGCGGGCAATTACGTACTGGAGGAATTGACAGAGGTTCCCACGTCTATGGAGAGGTTGGTCGTCACGGTGTTATCGAGGTCCGCAAACGAACCGCGCACCTTAATCGGCAGCGCGCGCGCGCCGGACCTCGAACACGCGGTGACCAAAGCAATCCTGGCGGCGCTCAATCGGCCAATGGCACGGACCCTAGCGAAACACGTCCCCGAATGA
- a CDS encoding regulatory protein RecX yields MRLIVLEDGRRFRVDAEEVARLGLEPGVVLAPPALLLLESRDAYRRARETALRLLGARPRSTAELRARLRRAGAPLESVVSVITDLTNDGYLNDLEFARAWVQNRLAVRPCGALRLRSELREKGVASSLIEQAIREVCGEEEAAAANAAGGPAETGEERRARDLVERRLRAYARLAWDARIRRLAGLLQRRGFAAPTIARVLRTVQRSDRGGISDA; encoded by the coding sequence TTGCGCCTGATTGTGCTGGAGGACGGACGGCGGTTCCGGGTGGACGCCGAGGAGGTCGCACGTCTCGGTCTGGAGCCCGGCGTTGTGCTCGCCCCGCCGGCGCTCCTGCTGCTCGAGAGCCGCGACGCCTACCGGCGCGCGCGGGAGACCGCGCTCCGTCTGCTTGGGGCGCGGCCGCGCAGCACCGCCGAGCTTCGGGCGCGCCTCCGGCGCGCCGGGGCGCCGTTGGAATCGGTGGTGTCGGTCATCACCGACCTCACGAACGACGGCTATCTCAACGATTTGGAGTTCGCGCGGGCGTGGGTGCAGAATCGTCTCGCGGTCCGGCCGTGCGGTGCGCTGCGGCTTCGCTCGGAATTGCGCGAAAAAGGCGTCGCCAGTTCGCTGATCGAGCAGGCGATCCGCGAGGTGTGCGGCGAAGAAGAAGCGGCGGCCGCGAATGCGGCCGGAGGTCCTGCGGAGACAGGGGAAGAACGGCGCGCGCGCGATCTCGTCGAGCGTCGCCTCCGCGCCTACGCGCGCCTCGCGTGGGATGCCAGGATCCGGCGGCTGGCCGGCCTGCTCCAGCGCCGGGGATTCGCCGCACCAACAATCGCACGCGTTCTTCGGACGGTGCAACGGAGCGACCGCGGTGGGATCTCGGATGCGTAA
- a CDS encoding GDP-mannose 4,6-dehydratase: MKPTSRLLITGGAGFIGSHLAEALLDTGAAVTVLDDLSTGRRENIAGLLRHPRFRLVEGSILDEVLMDAEIRDCDEIYHLAAAVGVKLIFERPVRAIKINAGGTENVLEAACRWKRKVFLASTSEVYGKDARNESPGFRETDDIRFGVSMRWCYASAKILDEYQARARYQENGLPVVIGRYFNTVGPRQVGAYGMVMPRLVQQALEGRPLTVYGDGTQVRSFTWVGDAVKATVALMAHPGAVGEIYNIGSDEAVSVIELAERIKRATGTASKIEFVPYKEAYGEGFEDAHHRVPDISKLRTAIGYRPTRTLDEILSGVIAAFRAQDGEDPAAPGGTADSGESGGAGGRPARTAQAAEGAS, translated from the coding sequence ATGAAACCCACATCTCGATTACTCATCACAGGTGGAGCCGGATTCATCGGCTCGCACCTTGCCGAAGCCTTACTCGACACCGGTGCGGCTGTGACCGTTCTGGACGACCTGTCGACCGGGCGGCGCGAGAACATCGCGGGGTTGCTGCGGCATCCGCGGTTCAGGCTGGTGGAGGGGTCAATATTGGACGAGGTGTTGATGGACGCCGAGATCCGGGATTGCGACGAAATCTATCACCTTGCCGCGGCGGTCGGAGTCAAGCTGATCTTCGAGCGCCCGGTTCGCGCGATCAAGATCAACGCCGGAGGTACTGAAAACGTTCTGGAAGCAGCCTGTCGGTGGAAGCGCAAAGTCTTTCTCGCCTCGACCTCCGAAGTGTACGGGAAGGATGCGCGTAATGAATCGCCGGGTTTCCGCGAGACCGATGACATCCGCTTTGGCGTTTCAATGCGGTGGTGCTACGCATCAGCGAAGATCCTCGACGAGTATCAGGCACGCGCCCGCTACCAGGAAAACGGACTGCCCGTGGTGATCGGGCGCTATTTTAACACCGTCGGTCCCCGACAAGTCGGCGCGTACGGCATGGTGATGCCCCGGCTGGTTCAACAAGCCTTGGAGGGCAGACCGTTGACCGTGTACGGCGACGGGACGCAGGTCAGGAGTTTCACCTGGGTAGGTGATGCGGTGAAAGCGACGGTGGCGCTGATGGCGCATCCGGGTGCGGTGGGAGAAATCTACAACATCGGCAGCGACGAAGCCGTCTCGGTGATCGAATTGGCCGAACGGATCAAGCGGGCGACGGGCACTGCCTCGAAGATCGAGTTCGTACCTTACAAAGAGGCCTACGGTGAAGGGTTTGAAGATGCACACCACCGAGTGCCCGACATCTCCAAACTCCGCACGGCGATTGGATACCGCCCGACCCGGACGCTCGACGAGATCTTGTCTGGTGTGATCGCCGCCTTTCGGGCGCAAGACGGTGAGGATCCTGCTGCGCCCGGAGGGACTGCCGACAGCGGTGAGTCGGGCGGTGCGGGAGGCAGGCCGGCACGCACTGCTCAGGCGGCAGAGGGCGCGTCATAA
- a CDS encoding competence/damage-inducible protein A: MARGVRAMTRAEIISVGTEHLLGQITDTNAVWLCNVLAGAGIAVYYRSTVGDNVGRVQEVFREALSRVDLVIATGGLGPTDDDLTVAAVAEALGLPIERNEEAWTHVQAFFRRRNRPLTSQQQKQAMMPRGAHMIPNTRGSAPGVVVEHEGKTLVFTPGVPREMKGMIEDHVIPYLRARGLAGTDVIRSRILRVALGESIVEDRVRDLMRAGTNPTIAPYAHTGECHLRITARGEEAGVDGLLDETELAVRERLGRAIYAVGEQTLEETVARQLADAGLTIAVAESCTGGLIAHRLTRTPGASMYLDGGVIAYSNAAKNRWLSVPQNLIARHGAVSPEVARAMAEGARAHAETDLAVSTTGIAGPSGGTPERPVGLVFIALAHAGGTDVREMRYGTEPGRAGVQYLASQTSLDMIRLYLLDLGERAPR, from the coding sequence ATGGCACGGGGGGTGCGCGCGATGACCCGCGCGGAGATCATTTCTGTCGGAACAGAGCATCTTCTCGGCCAGATCACCGACACCAACGCCGTCTGGCTCTGCAACGTGCTGGCCGGCGCCGGGATCGCCGTGTACTACCGGTCGACGGTGGGCGACAACGTGGGGCGAGTCCAGGAGGTGTTCCGCGAGGCGCTCAGTCGCGTCGACCTGGTCATCGCGACCGGCGGGCTCGGCCCGACCGACGACGACCTCACGGTCGCCGCGGTGGCCGAGGCGCTGGGCCTGCCGATAGAGCGGAACGAAGAGGCGTGGACCCACGTGCAGGCATTCTTCCGGCGGCGCAACCGTCCGCTCACGAGCCAGCAGCAGAAGCAGGCGATGATGCCCCGCGGGGCGCACATGATCCCCAACACGCGGGGCAGCGCCCCGGGCGTCGTCGTGGAGCACGAGGGGAAGACGCTCGTCTTTACGCCCGGCGTGCCGCGCGAGATGAAGGGGATGATCGAGGATCACGTCATTCCGTATCTCCGCGCGCGCGGCCTGGCTGGGACCGACGTCATCCGCTCCCGCATTCTCCGGGTCGCCCTCGGTGAGTCGATCGTCGAAGACCGCGTCCGCGACTTGATGCGCGCCGGCACGAACCCCACGATCGCGCCCTACGCGCACACCGGCGAATGCCATCTGCGCATCACCGCGCGCGGGGAGGAGGCCGGCGTCGACGGCCTGCTCGACGAGACCGAACTGGCGGTCCGCGAACGTCTGGGGCGCGCGATCTACGCGGTCGGCGAGCAAACGCTGGAAGAGACCGTCGCGAGGCAGCTGGCCGACGCCGGCCTCACGATCGCCGTCGCCGAGTCGTGCACGGGAGGGCTGATCGCGCACCGCCTCACGCGGACCCCCGGGGCGTCGATGTACCTGGACGGCGGCGTGATCGCCTACAGCAACGCGGCCAAGAACCGTTGGCTCTCGGTGCCGCAGAATCTGATCGCGCGCCACGGCGCGGTGAGTCCGGAGGTGGCGCGGGCCATGGCCGAAGGCGCGCGCGCACACGCGGAAACGGACCTCGCGGTCTCGACGACGGGCATTGCCGGTCCGTCGGGAGGCACCCCCGAGAGACCGGTGGGCTTGGTGTTCATCGCGCTCGCTCATGCCGGCGGCACGGACGTCCGCGAGATGCGCTACGGCACAGAGCCCGGCCGCGCGGGCGTCCAGTATCTCGCGTCCCAGACCTCGCTCGACATGATCCGGCTGTATCTGCTTGACTTGGGAGAGCGCGCCCCGCGGTGA
- a CDS encoding RodZ domain-containing protein, with the protein MALAGIGERLRNARTARGLTLEDIEAATRIKRRYLDALEREAWDELPGTTYGRGFLASYARQLGISADEILGLYPSQSAGGPAAAVPRPVEVRITPANPQSRLRRIITAIAVVFVAGAVVLAYILVGQLRQFAATRPRPEAAAPGGAGGPAGSPPGATQPAGAPAVTPTSGGQAAGAPPATPGAPGQTVTPTGGQNVVVSALATDRSWVRVVSDGSVVFEGFVSAGDHQVWEGKHQVSLRVGNASALDLSVNGQNVGRLGNPGDVVERTFTSGAPGGTAPAAPTAPPATTPAAAPPATPPARPAAPAPAPVAPAPATPRPAPAPPAPPNAPAVTPTNPAPTQHQ; encoded by the coding sequence ATGGCTTTGGCGGGCATTGGCGAACGCCTTCGCAACGCGCGCACGGCCCGCGGCCTGACGCTTGAGGACATCGAAGCAGCGACGCGCATCAAGCGCCGCTACTTGGACGCCCTCGAACGTGAAGCGTGGGACGAACTGCCCGGCACCACATACGGCCGCGGGTTCCTCGCATCCTACGCGCGGCAGCTCGGCATCTCCGCCGATGAGATCCTGGGTCTCTACCCGTCTCAATCTGCCGGTGGTCCGGCGGCCGCGGTTCCGAGGCCGGTTGAGGTCCGGATCACGCCGGCGAATCCGCAGTCGCGTCTCCGGCGGATTATCACCGCGATCGCGGTCGTCTTCGTCGCGGGCGCGGTCGTGCTCGCCTACATTCTCGTGGGACAGCTGCGGCAGTTTGCCGCGACCCGTCCGCGGCCGGAGGCGGCCGCGCCGGGCGGTGCCGGCGGACCCGCCGGGTCTCCGCCCGGCGCGACCCAACCGGCGGGTGCGCCCGCGGTGACGCCGACGTCTGGGGGACAGGCGGCGGGTGCGCCGCCGGCCACACCCGGCGCCCCGGGGCAAACCGTCACTCCCACCGGCGGACAGAATGTCGTGGTCAGCGCGCTGGCGACAGATCGGTCCTGGGTGCGGGTGGTCTCCGATGGCTCCGTGGTGTTCGAGGGATTCGTGAGCGCCGGCGATCACCAGGTGTGGGAGGGAAAGCATCAGGTCAGCCTGCGGGTGGGCAACGCCAGCGCCTTGGATCTGTCGGTGAACGGTCAGAACGTCGGCCGGCTCGGCAACCCGGGCGACGTCGTGGAGCGGACGTTTACGTCCGGCGCCCCCGGCGGGACCGCGCCGGCGGCGCCCACGGCTCCGCCCGCCACGACCCCGGCGGCCGCTCCGCCCGCCACGCCCCCGGCCCGGCCGGCGGCCCCGGCTCCCGCGCCCGTCGCCCCGGCGCCGGCCACACCACGCCCCGCGCCGGCCCCGCCCGCTCCGCCGAACGCGCCGGCGGTGACCCCGACGAATCCGGCCCCGACCCAGCACCAATGA
- a CDS encoding bifunctional sulfate adenylyltransferase/adenylylsulfate kinase — translation MNWSMVFMRKLKAPDAGSGKAGSAAHEGETLDTHADTGLVAPYGGGLVDLIAPEEERRAFIERAIGLRSLQLSLRSLCDIELLATGAFSPLDRFMGRAAYEAVVRDMRLPDGTLWPVPIALPVADVALVREGEDVALRSPQNDVIAIMRVEEIYRRDPAFEARGVFGTDDARHPLVAEMNTWGPWYASGPLRVVNLPRHYDFTELRRTPAEVRRLLAERGTTNVVAFQTRNPMHRAHEELTKRAAERVRGTLLIHPVVGMTKPGDVDHYTRVRCYKALVGRYYDPQKTILSLLPLAMRMAGPREAVWHAIIRRNFGANHFIVGRDHAGPGMDSAGKPFYGPYEARALAESVQAEIGVTILPFDELVHVPDEGRYAEAHTVRQGTRVLSLSGTQVRRDFLANGRPLPAWFTRPEVAEILANAYPSREQQGVCVWFTGLSAAGKSSIAEVLALRLMEWGRHVTVLDGDVVRTNLSDGLGFGRDDRDTNVRRIGYVAAEIVRHRGTVICAAVSPYRATRAECRAMIGTEHFVEVWVDTPLDVCERRDPKGLYARARRGEIKGVTGIDDPYEMPDGAELTLKTTDCTPAANVDKILQYLIERGYLGGATAAPLSERRAGSDAER, via the coding sequence ATGAACTGGTCCATGGTATTCATGCGGAAGTTGAAGGCACCAGACGCCGGCAGTGGGAAGGCGGGCAGCGCGGCCCACGAGGGGGAGACTTTGGACACACACGCCGACACCGGGTTGGTTGCACCGTACGGCGGCGGCCTCGTTGATCTCATTGCTCCAGAGGAGGAACGCCGCGCATTCATTGAGCGCGCGATCGGCCTTCGATCGTTGCAGTTGTCGCTCCGGTCGCTCTGCGACATCGAGTTGCTGGCAACCGGAGCGTTCTCGCCTCTCGACCGGTTTATGGGGCGCGCCGCGTACGAGGCCGTCGTCCGCGACATGCGCCTGCCCGATGGAACACTATGGCCGGTACCCATCGCACTCCCCGTTGCGGATGTGGCCCTGGTGCGCGAAGGTGAGGACGTGGCGCTTCGCAGCCCCCAAAACGATGTGATCGCGATCATGCGGGTCGAGGAGATCTACCGCCGAGACCCTGCGTTCGAGGCACGAGGCGTGTTCGGGACGGACGACGCGCGGCACCCGCTTGTCGCGGAGATGAACACTTGGGGGCCGTGGTACGCGTCGGGACCGCTCCGCGTTGTGAATCTACCGCGACATTACGATTTCACGGAGCTGCGCAGAACGCCCGCCGAGGTGCGCCGACTTCTCGCCGAGCGCGGAACGACGAATGTAGTCGCGTTCCAGACGCGAAACCCGATGCACCGGGCCCACGAGGAACTCACCAAGCGTGCCGCGGAGCGCGTTCGTGGAACGTTGTTGATTCACCCCGTCGTCGGGATGACGAAACCGGGGGATGTCGACCACTACACGAGGGTCCGGTGCTACAAGGCGCTCGTGGGTCGCTATTATGATCCGCAGAAGACCATCCTCAGCCTTCTTCCGTTGGCGATGCGCATGGCCGGACCGCGGGAAGCCGTGTGGCACGCAATCATCCGCAGGAACTTCGGTGCCAACCATTTCATCGTGGGTCGGGACCACGCTGGCCCCGGCATGGACTCCGCCGGCAAGCCATTCTACGGACCGTATGAGGCCCGCGCGCTTGCCGAGTCCGTCCAGGCCGAGATCGGCGTCACGATTCTGCCGTTCGACGAGTTGGTGCACGTGCCCGATGAGGGGCGCTACGCGGAAGCGCACACCGTGCGCCAAGGCACTCGGGTCCTTTCGTTATCCGGCACGCAGGTTCGCCGTGATTTTCTAGCCAACGGCCGACCGCTCCCGGCGTGGTTCACGCGTCCGGAGGTCGCGGAAATCCTCGCCAACGCGTACCCGTCCCGGGAACAACAGGGTGTTTGCGTATGGTTCACCGGCCTGAGCGCGGCCGGCAAGAGTTCGATCGCGGAGGTGCTTGCGCTCCGACTTATGGAGTGGGGTAGGCACGTTACGGTACTGGACGGTGACGTCGTTCGAACGAACCTCTCCGACGGACTGGGATTCGGCCGAGACGATCGGGACACGAATGTCCGGCGCATCGGCTACGTTGCGGCGGAGATCGTCCGCCACCGCGGCACCGTGATCTGTGCCGCGGTCAGCCCATACCGCGCGACGCGGGCGGAATGTCGGGCGATGATCGGGACTGAACACTTCGTAGAGGTGTGGGTTGATACTCCGCTTGACGTGTGCGAGCGACGCGATCCAAAGGGCCTGTACGCGCGCGCGCGCCGAGGAGAGATCAAGGGCGTCACAGGGATCGACGATCCTTATGAAATGCCGGACGGCGCCGAACTGACGCTCAAGACGACGGATTGCACGCCTGCGGCGAACGTCGACAAGATCCTGCAATATCTGATCGAGCGGGGATACCTTGGCGGCGCCACAGCGGCTCCGCTATCAGAACGTCGCGCGGGTTCCGACGCGGAGAGATGA
- the recA gene encoding recombinase RecA, giving the protein MNERQRALDLALTQIEKQFGKGSIMKLGEHQAKLNVDVIPTGILALDAALGVGGVPRGRIVEIYGPESSGKTTLGYHVVAEAQREGGVAAFIDAEHALNTEYARNVGVDIDNLLISQPDSGEQALEIGEMLVRSGAIDVIVVDSVAALVPRAELDGEMGDAHVGLQARLMSQAMRKLVGAISKSRTTMIFINQLREKVGVMFGNPEVTSGGRALKFYASVRMEIRRIETLKSGDQAIGQRVRIKVVKNKLAAPFRDCEADIIFPRGISKSASLLDVAALHGIVSRSGTWFAYKDMKIGQGRDNAREFLENNPELAREIDAKTREKLGIVRVPASAAAAPDAAPDGSASRRLVPEGGNGNGAAPEAKSPAPRPAVPTSVPSEDELRKVAGAAVVAKGVAPRAQR; this is encoded by the coding sequence ATGAACGAACGGCAGCGCGCCCTGGACCTCGCCTTGACCCAGATCGAGAAGCAGTTCGGCAAGGGTTCGATCATGAAGCTCGGCGAGCACCAGGCCAAGCTGAACGTCGACGTGATCCCCACGGGTATTCTGGCCCTCGACGCCGCGCTGGGCGTCGGCGGCGTGCCCCGCGGCCGGATCGTCGAGATCTACGGCCCCGAATCGTCCGGCAAGACGACGCTCGGCTATCACGTCGTCGCCGAGGCGCAGCGTGAAGGCGGGGTCGCGGCGTTCATCGACGCGGAGCATGCTCTCAATACCGAGTACGCCCGCAACGTCGGGGTCGACATCGACAACCTCCTGATCTCCCAGCCGGACTCCGGCGAGCAGGCGCTCGAGATCGGCGAGATGCTCGTTCGGTCCGGCGCGATCGACGTGATCGTGGTGGACTCGGTGGCGGCGCTCGTGCCGCGGGCGGAGTTGGACGGTGAGATGGGGGACGCGCACGTCGGTCTGCAGGCGCGGCTCATGTCCCAGGCGATGCGGAAGCTCGTCGGCGCCATCAGCAAGTCCCGCACCACGATGATTTTCATCAACCAGCTGCGCGAGAAGGTCGGCGTCATGTTCGGCAACCCCGAGGTCACCAGCGGGGGCCGCGCGTTGAAGTTCTACGCCTCGGTGCGCATGGAGATCCGCCGGATCGAAACGCTGAAGTCGGGCGATCAGGCCATCGGCCAGCGCGTGCGGATCAAAGTTGTCAAGAACAAGCTCGCCGCGCCGTTCCGGGACTGCGAAGCCGACATCATCTTCCCGCGGGGAATCAGCAAGTCCGCCAGCCTGCTGGATGTGGCCGCGCTCCACGGGATCGTCTCGCGGTCTGGGACGTGGTTCGCCTACAAGGACATGAAGATCGGCCAGGGCCGCGACAACGCCCGCGAGTTCCTCGAGAACAATCCGGAGCTGGCGCGCGAGATCGACGCCAAGACCCGCGAGAAGCTCGGGATCGTGCGCGTGCCGGCCTCCGCCGCGGCCGCGCCGGACGCCGCGCCCGACGGCAGCGCATCTCGCCGCCTAGTCCCCGAAGGGGGGAACGGCAACGGCGCCGCTCCCGAAGCAAAAAGCCCGGCGCCGAGGCCGGCCGTTCCCACCTCCGTGCCATCTGAAGACGAGCTCAGGAAAGTCGCCGGCGCAGCCGTGGTTGCGAAGGGAGTCGCGCCTCGGGCTCAGCGGTGA